One segment of Trypanosoma brucei brucei TREU927 chromosome 8, complete sequence DNA contains the following:
- a CDS encoding deaminase, putative yields MVQDTGKDTNLKGTAEANESVVYCDVFMQAALKEATCALEEGEVPVGCVLVKADSSTAAQAQAGDDLALQKLIVARGRNATNRKGHALAHAEFVAVEELLRQATAGTSENIGGGGNCGAVSQDLADYVLYVVVEPCIMCAAMLLYNRVRKVYFGCTNPRFGGNGTVLSVHNSYKGCSGEDAALIGYESCGGYRAEEAVVLLQQFYRRENTNAPLGKRKRKDLSVV; encoded by the coding sequence ATGGTGCAAGATACAGGCAAGGACACAAATTTAAAAGGTACAGCGGAGGCgaatgaaagtgttgtgTATTGTGATGTCTTTATGCAGGCTGCTCTAAAGGAAGCAACATGTGCATTAGAAGAAGGTGAAGTACCGGTTGGATGTGTGTTGGTAAAAGCGGATTCCTCCACCGCTGCTCAGGCACAAGCAGGAGATGATTTGGCCTTACAAAAGTTAATTGTGGCACGAGGACGTAACGCTACCAACAGGAAGGGACATGCGTTGGCCCACGCAGAGTTTGTTGCAGTGGAGGAACTCCTGCGACAAGCGACAGCAGGGACGAGTGAAAATataggaggaggaggcaacTGCGGAGCAGTTTCACAGGACCTTGCGGATTATGTTCTGTATGTAGTGGTGGAGCCCTGTATTATGTGTGCTGCAATGCTTTTATACAACCGTGTGCGGAAGGTCTACTTCGGTTGCACTAACCCCCGTTTTGGGGGGAATGGTACCGTCCTTTCCGTACACAACTCTTACAAGGGTTGTAGTGGTGAGGATGCTGCACTAATTGGATATGAAAGCTGCGGTGGTTATAGGGCGGAGGAGGCGGTGGTACTGCTTCAGCAATTTTACCGTCGTGAGAATA